One stretch of Serinicoccus hydrothermalis DNA includes these proteins:
- a CDS encoding helicase HerA-like domain-containing protein, translating to MSEQSSSQVDLLREGYTFTDPSIVLGGAVPADGEAVASEAVVRLPLASMNRHGLVAGATGTGKTVTLQVLAEQLSDAGVPVFLADIKGDLTGLATAAEGGGKVEERMGELAQEWEGAAYPVELLNLGGHGTGTPVRATITAFGPTLLSKVLRLNKTQESSLGLVFYWADQQGLALLDLKDLIAVIQHLVSEEGKEDLKGLGGLASSTAGVILRELIALSAAGGDVFFGEPEFETADLLRTTADGEGVISLLELPGVQDKPVLFSTFLMWLLAELFQDLPEVGNPDKPKLVFFFDEAHLLFDDASDAFLDSVEQAVRLIRSKGVGVFFVTQTPKDVPDSVLAQLGNRVQHALRAHTPNDAKALKATVSTFPTSDYDLEEVLTSLRTGEAVVTVLSEKGAPTPVARTMLRAPQARIGPSDEEVVRAAVAGSALASKYAEALDRESAYELLSARMEAATKAAQEAQAAEEAAAAEKSQERTRGGRSRKEDKGMVEQVVSSTAFRSMLRSAGTVIGREISRSIFGTRRR from the coding sequence GTGAGCGAGCAGAGCAGCAGCCAGGTCGACCTCCTGCGTGAGGGCTACACCTTCACCGACCCGAGCATCGTCCTCGGCGGGGCCGTCCCGGCGGACGGCGAGGCCGTGGCGAGCGAGGCGGTCGTCCGGCTCCCGCTGGCCTCGATGAACCGCCACGGCCTCGTGGCCGGCGCCACCGGCACCGGCAAGACGGTCACGCTGCAGGTGCTCGCCGAGCAGCTCTCCGACGCCGGGGTGCCGGTCTTCCTCGCCGACATCAAGGGCGACCTCACCGGGCTGGCCACGGCGGCCGAGGGCGGGGGCAAGGTCGAGGAGCGGATGGGCGAGCTCGCCCAGGAGTGGGAGGGCGCGGCATACCCGGTCGAGCTGCTCAACCTCGGCGGGCACGGGACCGGTACGCCGGTGCGCGCCACCATCACCGCCTTCGGCCCCACGCTGCTGTCGAAGGTGCTGCGGCTCAACAAGACCCAGGAGTCCAGCCTCGGGCTCGTCTTCTACTGGGCCGACCAGCAGGGGCTCGCGCTGCTCGACCTCAAGGACCTCATCGCGGTCATCCAGCACCTCGTCTCGGAGGAGGGCAAGGAGGACCTCAAGGGGCTCGGGGGCCTCGCGAGCTCCACCGCGGGCGTCATCCTGCGCGAGCTCATCGCGCTGTCCGCGGCCGGGGGCGACGTCTTCTTCGGCGAGCCGGAGTTCGAGACCGCCGACCTGCTGCGCACCACCGCCGACGGCGAGGGCGTCATCTCGCTGCTGGAGCTGCCGGGCGTCCAGGACAAGCCGGTGCTCTTCTCCACCTTCCTCATGTGGCTGCTGGCCGAGCTCTTCCAGGACCTGCCCGAGGTCGGCAACCCGGACAAGCCCAAGCTCGTCTTCTTCTTCGACGAGGCGCACCTGCTCTTCGACGACGCCTCCGACGCCTTCCTCGACTCGGTCGAGCAGGCGGTCCGGCTCATCCGCTCCAAGGGCGTCGGCGTCTTCTTCGTCACCCAGACGCCCAAGGACGTCCCCGACTCGGTGCTCGCCCAGCTCGGCAACCGGGTCCAGCACGCGCTGCGCGCGCACACCCCGAACGACGCCAAGGCGCTCAAGGCGACCGTGTCCACCTTCCCCACCAGCGACTACGACCTCGAGGAGGTCCTCACCTCGCTGCGCACGGGGGAGGCGGTGGTGACGGTGCTCTCCGAGAAGGGGGCGCCGACACCGGTGGCGCGCACCATGCTTCGCGCGCCGCAGGCACGGATCGGCCCCTCCGACGAGGAGGTCGTGCGGGCGGCGGTGGCCGGTTCCGCGCTGGCGAGCAAGTATGCCGAGGCGCTCGACCGCGAGTCCGCCTACGAGCTGCTGTCGGCCAGGATGGAGGCGGCCACCAAGGCGGCGCAGGAGGCGCAGGCCGCGGAGGAGGCCGCGGCGGCGGAGAAGT